One genomic segment of Paenibacillus sp. FSL H8-0332 includes these proteins:
- a CDS encoding GNAT family protein, protein MTEQRVYIRFPEAGDAAELMGMYLRNREFFEEHSPEISEDFYTEEYQRERIAQYEEERAADERYDFLVIHKADRRIIGSVSLSFVVRGPLQSCMIGYSLDKDYNGKGYMTEAVKQVVRYAFEELKFHRISGEASPDNPGSIRVLENAGFHKEGIARLNVKIRGVWKDHQILAIINPADIS, encoded by the coding sequence ATGACAGAACAACGGGTATACATCCGGTTCCCCGAGGCGGGAGATGCTGCGGAGCTGATGGGGATGTACTTGCGTAACCGTGAATTTTTTGAAGAGCATTCGCCGGAGATCAGCGAGGATTTCTATACGGAAGAATATCAGCGCGAGCGGATTGCGCAGTATGAAGAGGAGCGGGCAGCGGACGAGAGATACGACTTTCTGGTCATTCACAAGGCTGACCGCCGGATCATCGGCAGTGTCAGTCTGTCTTTTGTGGTGCGGGGACCGCTGCAGAGCTGTATGATCGGGTACAGTCTGGACAAGGATTATAACGGTAAAGGCTATATGACAGAGGCGGTGAAGCAGGTCGTGCGCTATGCCTTCGAGGAGCTGAAGTTCCACCGGATTTCAGGGGAAGCCTCACCGGATAATCCCGGTTCTATCCGTGTGCTGGAGAATGCAGGCTTCCACAAGGAAGGCATTGCCCGGCTGAATGTGAAGATCCGCGGGGTGTGGAAAGACCATCAGATTCTCGCGATTATCAACCCGGCCGATATTAGTTAA
- a CDS encoding YojF family protein: protein MQLIQPEAIQTRIDNFVSEDLYIHLELTNGAYASHFDSSRAPGSVFISNAEIRYTHGSISGAGPYRVGLKTEKGWIYAEGLTHVDEQDTERLILAGHDSQGKLIVALQLSRSPF from the coding sequence ATGCAGCTCATTCAACCCGAGGCCATTCAGACTCGAATCGACAATTTCGTCTCTGAGGATCTATATATCCATCTTGAACTTACAAACGGAGCATATGCCAGCCATTTCGACAGCTCCCGTGCTCCGGGCTCGGTGTTCATCAGCAATGCCGAGATCCGTTACACCCACGGCTCTATCTCAGGTGCGGGACCCTACCGGGTGGGCCTGAAGACAGAGAAGGGCTGGATCTACGCAGAAGGCCTGACCCATGTGGATGAGCAGGATACCGAGCGGCTGATTCTGGCCGGTCATGACAGTCAGGGCAAGCTGATTGTGGCGTTGCAGCTTAGCCGCAGCCCTTTTTAA
- a CDS encoding HAMP domain-containing sensor histidine kinase, producing the protein MKHPWKSRDNRPLQTSLTIDFLLFNCMLLMLVLVVYLFVQKDIAQVIRERMTPDPNLSVEAGTYREELGQGPESDRLLKSGGWLELLDSGKRVIQVIGEKQDEVQLYDEDSLYMGLENRSDQPFYYSITSVTEQDTGAAWMLLKIPRDVINISINNEFLVSYLNHSVFFYVFLVSGLILLLIFVYSYWVSRRIKKPLRVLNLGLNRMMEGHYNTRIALYAETEFLRIGHSFNYMADVIEKTTEEKRLAEKSKQRLMVDLSHDLKTPITSIQGYAQALIEGRVTDPERQTKYLNYIYTKSVQVTKLIQHMLDLLKLDSPDFILRIERLELGDHLREIIADTYGEIEQKDFELHLQVPEEEVYARYDPELFASVINNLISNALAYNPEGTRIRVSVIPEDTQIRIEIADNGVGIPKELWSTIFDPFVRGDEARTTASGGTGLGLSIAKKNVEKMEGTLLLESREGEPTVFVIHIPK; encoded by the coding sequence TTGAAGCACCCGTGGAAAAGTAGAGATAACCGCCCGCTTCAGACGTCGCTGACCATCGACTTTCTGCTGTTCAACTGTATGCTGCTCATGCTGGTGTTAGTGGTCTATCTGTTCGTACAAAAGGATATCGCCCAAGTCATCCGGGAGCGGATGACGCCTGACCCCAATTTGTCTGTGGAAGCCGGGACGTACCGGGAGGAGCTGGGCCAAGGGCCGGAGAGTGACCGTCTGCTGAAGAGCGGGGGCTGGCTGGAGCTGCTCGATTCCGGCAAGCGGGTGATTCAGGTGATTGGTGAGAAGCAGGATGAGGTTCAGCTTTATGACGAGGACAGCCTGTATATGGGACTGGAGAACCGCAGCGACCAGCCCTTTTATTATTCTATTACGAGCGTAACGGAGCAGGATACCGGGGCAGCCTGGATGTTGCTTAAGATTCCCCGCGATGTAATCAATATCTCCATTAACAACGAGTTTCTGGTCTCCTATCTGAATCATTCGGTGTTCTTTTATGTATTCCTGGTGAGCGGGTTGATTCTGCTGCTGATTTTTGTGTACAGCTATTGGGTCTCCAGACGGATCAAGAAGCCGCTGCGGGTGCTGAATCTAGGCTTGAACCGTATGATGGAAGGGCATTATAACACGCGGATCGCTCTGTATGCAGAGACCGAGTTCCTGCGGATCGGCCACAGCTTCAACTACATGGCTGATGTGATTGAGAAGACCACTGAGGAGAAGCGCCTGGCCGAGAAAAGCAAGCAGCGGCTGATGGTCGATCTGTCGCATGACCTGAAGACCCCGATTACCAGCATCCAGGGGTATGCGCAGGCGCTTATCGAAGGACGCGTTACCGACCCGGAGCGGCAGACGAAATATTTGAATTACATCTACACCAAGTCCGTTCAGGTCACGAAGCTCATTCAGCATATGCTGGATCTGCTTAAGCTCGACTCACCGGATTTCATCCTGCGGATAGAGCGCCTTGAGCTGGGCGACCATCTGCGGGAGATCATTGCCGACACCTACGGCGAGATTGAGCAAAAAGACTTCGAGCTTCACCTTCAGGTGCCCGAAGAAGAGGTCTATGCCCGTTATGATCCCGAGCTGTTCGCCAGTGTCATTAATAATCTGATCTCTAATGCTCTGGCCTATAATCCCGAAGGGACGCGCATCCGGGTATCTGTGATTCCCGAGGACACGCAGATCAGGATCGAGATTGCGGACAATGGAGTGGGCATTCCGAAGGAGCTGTGGTCTACGATCTTTGATCCGTTTGTTCGCGGTGATGAAGCGCGGACAACGGCCAGCGGAGGAACCGGACTGGGCTTGTCCATTGCCAAGAAGAATGTGGAGAAGATGGAGGGCACGCTGCTGCTGGAGAGCAGGGAAGGGGAACCGACGGTATTTGTGATTCACATTCCGAAGTAA
- a CDS encoding AAA family ATPase produces MIVWINGAYGSGKSTCTYELNKRLPNSFVYDPENIGYFIRKNIPPDLHEPNFQDHTQWRIFNYEMLKYLSSAYQGTILVPMTLIKRQYYDEIIGRLIMDGIQVNHFILYAEKETIERRLKKRFERGTWAKSQIEQCIYAFNHIITEEKITTDDKGIDQLVEEIAYRSNLDLIKDSRGAFKKIMDRYTTTLKQIKF; encoded by the coding sequence ATGATCGTTTGGATAAATGGAGCCTACGGCTCCGGCAAATCGACTTGTACCTATGAATTAAACAAAAGACTGCCTAATTCATTTGTATATGATCCTGAGAACATAGGCTATTTTATCCGTAAAAATATACCTCCCGACTTACATGAACCCAATTTTCAAGATCATACCCAGTGGCGTATATTTAATTATGAGATGTTGAAATATTTGTCTTCAGCCTACCAGGGTACTATTCTTGTACCTATGACATTGATCAAGCGTCAATATTATGATGAAATAATTGGTCGCCTAATTATGGACGGAATACAGGTAAATCATTTTATTCTCTATGCTGAAAAGGAAACTATTGAGAGACGGCTCAAAAAACGGTTTGAACGGGGGACCTGGGCAAAGTCACAGATTGAACAATGCATATATGCTTTTAATCATATTATTACAGAAGAAAAAATAACAACTGATGATAAGGGCATTGATCAACTGGTTGAGGAAATAGCATATCGAAGTAATCTAGACTTAATTAAGGATAGCAGAGGTGCTTTTAAGAAAATAATGGATAGATATACAACAACCTTAAAGCAAATAAAATTCTAA
- the bshB2 gene encoding bacillithiol biosynthesis deacetylase BshB2, with protein sequence MNNRSMKNKRILVILPHPDDEAYFVSGTLAMYIAAGAEVTYACLTLGEMGRNMGVPLIANRISLPAIRQAELEASCKAIGIQDLRMLGFHDKMIEFEDPALLDQRIESLVKELTPSLVITFYPGYSVHPDHDATGAAVIRTIARLPAAERPVVHSVAFSNGHQQRIGAADVVIDVTSFITVKINSILAHRTQFQPEKVLGGLEPTDAAICGKYGTERFWTYRFTECKEQPEEAALCN encoded by the coding sequence ATGAATAACAGATCTATGAAGAATAAAAGAATCCTGGTGATACTTCCCCATCCCGATGATGAAGCGTACTTCGTATCCGGGACACTGGCGATGTATATCGCAGCAGGTGCAGAGGTGACCTATGCCTGTCTGACACTGGGAGAGATGGGCCGGAATATGGGCGTTCCGCTGATTGCGAACCGTATCTCCCTGCCGGCCATCCGCCAAGCGGAGCTCGAAGCTTCCTGTAAGGCCATTGGAATTCAAGACCTGAGGATGCTGGGCTTCCATGACAAAATGATAGAGTTCGAAGATCCGGCGCTTCTTGATCAGCGGATTGAATCGCTCGTGAAGGAGCTTACCCCGTCGCTGGTTATTACGTTCTACCCTGGCTACAGTGTACACCCGGATCATGATGCTACTGGTGCTGCGGTGATTCGTACCATTGCCCGGCTGCCCGCTGCGGAACGTCCGGTTGTTCATAGTGTCGCCTTCTCGAACGGCCATCAGCAGCGGATTGGAGCAGCCGATGTAGTCATCGATGTAACGTCTTTTATCACTGTCAAAATCAACTCCATCCTCGCGCATCGCACCCAGTTCCAGCCGGAGAAAGTGCTTGGCGGCCTTGAGCCAACAGATGCAGCGATCTGCGGCAAATACGGAACCGAACGCTTCTGGACCTACCGGTTCACAGAATGCAAGGAACAGCCGGAGGAAGCGGCATTGTGCAATTAA